Proteins encoded together in one Miscanthus floridulus cultivar M001 chromosome 16, ASM1932011v1, whole genome shotgun sequence window:
- the LOC136512409 gene encoding receptor-like protein kinase HERK 1 — protein MDSATVGLKLVVLALSVAIWVSGTCNADFTPADNYLINCGSTVDATVDQRVFVADTSGPAILTTPNTQSTAATTSPNSVSGFDSAMLYQTARIFVAASSYAFKLKSHGRHFVRLHFFPFKYQSYDLTTATFKVSTQDVVLLDNFTAPSSSSPVFKEYSLNITRDMLVLTFVPVGNNTPAFVNAIEVISVPDDLITDSALNLDPVGQYLGLSTQPLQTFYRINVGGPKVTPENDTLWRTWVTDQSSFLNSTPTILLNFPGKLNFQNGLATEEDAPDSVYNTVRRLNSTGSMSNMTWQFDVDGRSSYLVRFHFCDIVSKAPYQLLFDVYVDSWSVVKDLDLSDKAFGNLAAPFYIDAVLLSSDPSGKLSVSIGPSAVKRAVPDGILNGLEIMKMNISTGSVSVVQPSLGGKSHLGVILGSVLGAVAAVGIAIVVCIFFRRKNKPHPPPTSRPSSSWTPLNGLSFLTTGSRTSRATLTSGTSGDTSYRIPFVVLQDATNHFDEQMVIGVGGFGKVYKAVMQDGSKLAVKRGNQKSHQGLREFRTEIELLSGLRHRHLVSLIGYCDEHNEMILVYEYMEKGTLKSHLYGGDMPPLSWKKRLEICIGAARGLHYLHTGFAKSIIHRDVKSANILLDENLLAKVSDFGLSKVGPEFDQTHVSTAVKGSFGYLDPEYFRRQQLTDKSDVYSFGVVLLEVICARPVIDPTLPRDMINLAEWAIKWQKRGELDQIVDQRIAGAVRPEALRKFGETVEKCLAEYGVERPTMGDVLWNLEFVLQLQEAGPDMSNIDSMNQISELPSNANRVSSLDISTTDQSRMPIEYSDMSTSNAFSQLINAEGR, from the coding sequence ATGGATAGCGCAACTGTTGGGCTCAAACTGGTTGTGCTAGCCCTTTCTGTGGCCATTTGGGTTTCTGGCACCTGCAATGCCGATTTCACCCCGGCAGACAACTACCTCATCAACTGCGGCTCCACGGTCGATGCGACTGTCGACCAGAGGGTTTTCGTGGCTGACACTTCCGGGCCGGCCATACTGACGACCCCCAACACTCAGAGCACTGCCGCGACCACCTCACCGAATTCGGTCTCGGGGTTCGACAGCGCCATGCTGTATCAGACTGCTAGGATATTCGTCGCAGCATCGTCCTATGCCTTCAAGCTCAAGAGCCATGGCCGGCATTTTGTCCGCCTTCACTTCTTCCCATTCAAATACCAGAGTTATGATCTCACCACGGCAACCTTCAAGGTGTCCACACAGGACGTTGTGCTCCTTGACAATTTCACTGCGCCCAGTAGTTCTTCGCCGGTGTTCAAGGAGTATTCCCTGAACATTACCAGGGACATGCTCGTCCTGACATTTGTGCCTGTTGGGAACAACACGCCGGCCTTCGTCAATGCCATCGAGGTCATCTCTGTTCCTGATGATCTCATAACTGATTCAGCGCTAAATCTGGACCCTGTCGGTCAGTATCTCGGGCTGTCAACGCAGCCTTTGCAGACATTCTACAGGATCAACGTGGGGGGACCGAAGGTGACTCCTGAGAATGACACGCTCTGGCGGACATGGGTTACTGATCAGAGCTCCTTCTTAAATTCCACTCCCACTATACTTCTCAATTTCCCAGGAAAGCTGAATTTCCAGAACGGATTGGCAACAGAGGAGGATGCGCCGGACAGTGTCTACAATACTGTGAGGCGGTTGAATAGTACTGGCTCCATGTCCAATATGACATGGCAATTTGATGTCGATGGCCGTTCAAGCTATCTCGTTCGGTTCCATTTCTGTGACATTGTGAGCAAGGCTCCCTATCAGCTCTTGTTTGATGTATATGTGGATAGCTGGTCGGTGGTGAAAGATCTAGATCTCTCTGATAAAGCATTCGGCAACTTGGCTGCGCCATTTTACATTGATGCTGTCTTGCTATCAAGTGATCCATCTGGTAAGCTCAGTGTCAGCATTGGGCCTTCTGCCGTAAAGAGAGCAGTGCCGGATGGTATCCTCAATGGCCTGGAGATCATGAAGATGAACATCAGTACAGGGTCTGTTTCCGTTGTGCAACCATCACTAGGGGGAAAGAGTCATCTCGGTGTCATATTGGGTTCCGTTCTCGGAGCTGTGGCTGCTGTCGGCATTGCTATTGTTGTCTGCATCTTCTTCAGGAGAAAAAACAAGCCGCATCCACCACCAACAAGTCGGCCCTCAAGTTCTTGGACACCCCTCAATGGTCTTAGCTTCCTTACCACAGGCAGCCGAACCAGCCGGGCGACTCTTACATCTGGAACTTCGGGTGACACGAGCTACCGAATTCCTTTTGTTGTGCTGCAAGATGCGACAAATCACTTTGATGAGCAGATGGTCATTGGAGTTGGAGGCTTTGGGAAGGTCTACAAAGCAGTGATGCAGGATGGAAGCAAACTCGCAGTAAAGCGGGGCAACCAGAAGTCTCACCAAGGGCTGAGGGAGTTCCGGACGGAGATCGAACTGCTGTCAGGACTGCGACACCGTCATCTCGTGTCTCTCATTGGTTACTGTGATGAACATAATGAGATGATCttggtgtatgaatacatggagaAAGGAACTCTGAAGAGCCATCTGTATGGCGGTGATATGCCGCCTCTCAGCTGGAAGAAAAGACTGGAAATCTGCATTGGAGCAGCAAGAGGGCTCCACTACCTTCACACCGGTTTTGCCAAGTCAATCATACACCGTGACGTCAAGTCAGCAAACATCCTCCTCGATGAAAATCTCTTGGCCAAGGTTTCTGATTTTGGCCTGTCAAAGGTTGGGCCTGAATTTGATCAGACACATGTCAGCACAGCAGTGAAAGGGAGCTTCGGATACCTTGATCCTGAGTACTTCCGGAGACAGCAGCTGACTGACAAATCAGATGTGTACTCTTTTGGTGTGGTGCTGCTCGAGGTGATTTGTGCAAGGCCGGTTATTGACCCTACTCTTCCAAGGGACATGATTAACCTTGCGGAGTGGGCTATCAAGTGGCAAAAGAGGGGAGAGCTTGATCAGATTGTTGACCAGCGCATCGCTGGGGCAGTCAGGCCTGAAGCACTGAGGAAGTTTGGAGAGACGGTGGAGAAATGCCTTGCAGAGTATGGTGTCGAGCGTCCTACCATGGGGGATGTGCTGTGGAACCTGGAGTTTGTGCTGCAGCTGCAGGAGGCAGGCCCAGACATGTCCAACATCGACAGTATGAATCAGATCTCTGAACTCCCTTCAAATGCAAACAGAGTAAGCTCCCTGGATATCAGCACTACAGATCAAAGCCGTATGCCGATCGAGTACTCCGACATGTCGACAAGTAACGCCTTCTCGCAGCTAATCAATGCAGAAGGAAGGTGA